One segment of Triticum aestivum cultivar Chinese Spring chromosome 2A, IWGSC CS RefSeq v2.1, whole genome shotgun sequence DNA contains the following:
- the LOC123185638 gene encoding uncharacterized protein, producing the protein MSFLALSMLGEKPGVLCDAGDMLKHAARLLPSLAAYPGAFAGLADLHLESVRLGESDVPSLLGACGKLERLALHNCDSGLRTVLRLEHPRLRELDAFYCGCEAVELRSLPRLERVTCTLWMQSKNLPPLLFGKVPGLEAVTFTNAAMHGNRALGFGELVGDAAATIRELVLNFLNGRVWIQPQALCRI; encoded by the exons ATGTCCTTCCTGGCGCTCTCGATGCTCGGGGAGAAGCCCGGCGTGCTCTGCGACGCGGGCGACATGCTCAAGCACGCGGCGCGCCTCCTGCCGTCCCTCGCCGCGTACCCGGGCGCGTTCGCCGGCCTCGCCGACCTGCACCTGGAGAGCGTTAGGCTGGGCGAGTCCGATGTCCCCAGCCTGCTGGGCGCCTGCGGCAAGCTGGAGCGCCTCGCTCTGCACAACTGCGACTCCGGCTTGCGGACGGTGCTGCGGCTGGAGCACCCGCGGCTCCGCGAGCTCGACGCCTTCTATTGCGGCTGCGAGGCGGTCGAGCTGAGGTCGCTCCCGAGGCTTGAGCGCGTGACCTGCACCCTGTGGATGCAGTCGAAGAATCTACCCCCGCTTCTATTCGGCAAGGTTCCAGGGCTCGAGGCCGTGACATTCACTAACGCTGCCATGCATGGCAACAGGGCTCTCGGATTTGGGGAGTTGGTTGGAGACGCTGCTGCGACGATCCGTGAACTAGTGCTTAACTTCCTAAATGGAAGG GTTTGGATCCAACCTCAGGCGCTATGCAGAATTTGA